The following coding sequences lie in one Manis javanica isolate MJ-LG chromosome X, MJ_LKY, whole genome shotgun sequence genomic window:
- the LOC118967261 gene encoding melanoma-associated antigen B5-like: MPRRRKSKRQGRQTQQQAQGETQSRGHAQATAAAAAAESTPSSFPQCEDLLQSLPDVEPRSTGQQLQEAPPGATASTHTTSDEASDDEDQDMPRTAEVPLNTEGSHKGYLVRNVIDLLEHFLVHRYKLKQPMLKEDMLKIIGEEYEYQFPEILKKTAKRIESLFAVDLKEGDSPRRSYDLVSKLKLPNNGRVRPGRGFPKTGLVMRVLGIILLQDNCATEEDMWKHLRGMSIYPGRRHFFYGEPRKLITQTLVRLKYLECRQVPGSDPPRCEFLWGPKAHAETSRMKILEFIANTEKEIPSAFPSFCEEALQDEEEKAQVRAAANLGTTGHAQKGLPTSTEV, from the coding sequence ATGCCTCGGCGTCGGAAGAGCAAGCGCCAGGGCCGCCAGACACAGCAGCAGGCCCAGGGTGAGACCCAGAGTCGTGGGCATGCTCAGGCCaccgcagcagcagcagcagccgagTCCACTCCCTCCTCGTTTCCTCAGTGTGAAGATCTTCTCCAGAGTCTGCCTGATGTTGAGCCACGTAGCACTGGCCAGCAGCTTCAGGAAGCACCACCTGGCGCCACGGCATCTACTCACACTACATCTGATGAAGCTTCCGACGACGAAGATCAGGATATGCCAAGGACTGCTGAGGTTCCACTCAACACTGAAGGCTCACACAAAGGTTATTTAGTCAGGAACGTTATTGACCTGTTGGAGCACTTCCTTGTGCACAGGTATAAACTGAAGCAGCCCATGCTGAAGGAAGACATGCTGAAGATTATTGGTGAAGAGTATGAATACCAATTTCCTGAGATCCTCAAGAAAACTGCTAAGCGCATTGAGAGCCTCTTTGCTGTTGACTTGAAGGAAGGTGACTCACCCAGACGATCGTATGACTTGGTCAGCAAATTGAAGCTCCCCAACAATGGGAGGGTGCGTCCTGGCAGGGGCTTTCCAAAGACTGGTCTCGTGATGCGTGTTCTGGGTATCATCCTCTTGCAGGACAACTGTGCTACTGAGGAAGACATGTGGAAACACCTGAGGGGGATGAGTATATATCCTGGGAGGAGGCACTTCTTCTACGGGGAACCCAGGAAGCTCATCACCCAAACTTTGGTGAGACTCAAGTACCTGGAGTGCCGCCAGGTGCCTGGCAGTGATCCCCCTCGCTGTGAGTTTCTGTGGGGCCCCAAAGCCCACGCTGAAACCAGCAGGATGAAAATCCTGGAATTTATAGCGAACACCGAGAAAGAAATTCCCAGTGCCTTCCCATCCTTTTGTGAAGAAGCTCTGcaagatgaggaagaaaaagccCAAGTCAGAGCTGCAGCCAACCTTGGCACCACTGGCCATGCCCAGAAGGGTCTCCCCACCTCTACTGAAGTCTGA